One Danio rerio strain Tuebingen ecotype United States chromosome 7, GRCz12tu, whole genome shotgun sequence genomic window, AGACAGAAATTCAGACAGAGGCTGGTGTGCAGGAACAAacacttgtttttctttttcttttttaaatggcaAAAGTGTCAGTTCTTTAATGAAAACATAGGGTAAAAGAGTttataaaaacagcattttacaGCTGAAAAAGTGTTTAATTGAAGAAAGAAAGTGAAGTGGAAACATTCAGTGCAGTGATCGCCATGAACTCCAGGTAAGATCAAACTCAGCTGTGTTTGTTGGTCggtaaaattttcattttttcctttagctaaagctaaaacagttttttcTTCTTACTGTAATAGGTGATACTACAATTTGTGCTTCTACAACATTCCCATTAATCATTACTGTAAAGAAAGGTGCTGTAGATTATATCTAAATACAGGTCACTGACTGCAAACCAGTGGACTGATggaattaaaaattatttcactaaataaataaataaataaatcttatattATTGCAATTACGGTCACTGATTAAATCCAAACAATCTACTGCCATGAACAAGGAGGGGGAGTAATAATGGCATTTTAatctaatcaaataaatgcataaaccaAAAGTAAAAACTGGGtggataaaaataatttaaattcaaaattttcAACTAAGACTTTATTTAGTACAATAGGGATAATTTGAATGCATACGCTTCATCATCTATCAATTACAAGTCATCTCAGTATGTGGTGCAGTGGCTTAACAATAAGAGATTTGGACTTAAGATCTGAAGGTCAAAGTTCAAGTTTAAGAATGACTACATGTTCATCTCATATCCTCTCATTTTCGTTCATCAGCTCCTTGAAGTTTTCCACCCACCTTCTCACCTCAGTTGTCTTAGTACTTGTCAGCACATTTCCAACAGGCATCCTTTTAAATCCATCTTGGCTTTACACAAACTTCCCAGCAAACCAGCACATGTCTCTTTCCCCTTCCTCAAAGTCCAGCTTCTCAAAGATTTTCCAATTTCTTTGCATACCATTTCCTTGTACTCCTTGCTACTTCATTTCAAACTATTGCAATTTGCTTTTCCACAAACGTATTCCTCCTTATGCTTTCTTGAAATTCCTCATTCCGCCAACAAGCCTCTGTCTTTTCCCACTGCCCAGATATCATTCCAAATCATTATCACCATTTCTGCCATGGTCACCAAGTTGTTTCATAAGTCttcctctttatttttttttttaacattttatgctTGGTTCTGTCCTCACTTTCTCCCTCTAATTTACCTCCAAAGTCATCCTACAAACCAACATCTGATGCTACCTTTTAACATGATCCCGACACCACTCCGGTCTCTTTCAGGTTGAttgtttcctcttttttttcttgcaaaatTTACTACCATATTGCCCTTACACATTCTTCCCCCAACACCACACCCCACCCATCACCTCTTCATCACTTCTGTTTCCTTTGTCCAACATTCCCACTGATATCCACTCCAACTACCACTCATTCTTCTTTAGGTACCCTCACCACAATCCAATTTCAATCCAGTCTTCTTTTACCAATCATAGTGCCAACATTGAACACCCTCAAGTTCACTTTCCTACCGTTGATCTTGTCTTGCtgtgtctttctcttcttttgaCCTCCCCACTGCTACCCTGCCCATTTAAAAGAATTATGATGGGTTCACACAAAACACGGATCGCATCTCTTGCTGTAGATCAGGGCTCTCCAACCTTTTTTGTAGCACTAGATGGTGTTCGTAATGATAATTGTCAAAGATCAGGGGTGTGGGTGGTGGGGAATTTAGGAAGTGCAATCAAGTGTGTGTGAAAAATGTGGAATGTATGGTGCAGAATTGCATATTTTGCAACAGTTCACATAATTCAGCTTGAGCTAAATTTATGTGAGGTGAAAATCAAAATCACCACTAATAATCAGAGTGAGTGATGGAGTGCTCCGCATTTGGTGTAAGCCCACCATAAATAATAATGGGATGAAGTGGAATCCCGTGAAggtaatttcaagagttcacttagctgattataaagcttgtttggcatgctgtcccagagcCCTGACCTCatattagggcgtactcacactatgctatctgaaccgtgcccaggcccttttcccagatcgtttgagaagtgttagTAATCAGAATCAGGcttaggcacggttcacttggccagccctggcccggttggaagaggtgtgccagagcgcggttcactagggctttggcgcggtacgcttgtgtgtgagtgcaaaacaggCCTGAGATCAAAActaaaagcgagacgtgacttttaagagactgtttgatatggatttattaatcattcttacggttcagtgaacgcaaacagtcatagtttattaaagacgcaaacccctcactgcacgacagctgcaccttcagcaaaccttctaattcctgcagcacgaggactttatgattgtttatgagaaTCAGCAGcggctgatctgtttggcgaaatatttgactgtgtgtcactgcacgaaacaatataactgaagaaatctccactgtgcttgGCGAGAGCGCTCCTCTACTGAATagcacatcatcgatgatgtaagcgtgcccaggcccgaatatAATGTGAGTGCGgaccgtcgggggagacaggagagGGGGACAAgggtgctttggcccggttcaaggcaactgtacttaTTGCGAGTACGACCTAAGATTCGAGCAtggggctccctctcgtttgcagggtgagagggaagtttgagctcaggtgggTCTCGAGAACCCTCTGCTTGTTTATGGCAAATGCAAATTAGGAATTACTAAGGAGAGACTTGGTTTGACTTCGATTTGAAACTGGAGATTAAGGGGGAAAACCCACGAAACATGGggtgaacatgtaaactccacacagaaatttcaACTTGACCAGTTAAAgccttgaaccagtgacattcttgctgtgaggcaacagggctAACCACTAGGCAACTGTGCCTCTCTGTCAAGAAAAAAAAGGGTGGAGTAGGtggtggaaggagggattctttAAGACCAAGATGGCTAGGGTAAGATGCTCTGGTTATTCATAGTGAGTAAGTATATTTTTTGCCTCACATTTTCCGCCCAAGTAAAATTAGttgcaaataaaaacaatattaagacTTAAGACAAAATCTGCAGCAAATCAGTTACGAAATTATGCATCATTTGCCAACACACATGAACATTTGAAATAGCATTTGGTTTTAACACAGTATTAGGAATGCTAAAGGTTTtggtaacaataaaaaaaaggttattcgctgaagagaaacacacacacaaaagttaaAGATTCTAgacaaattcaataaaataagtaTCCCAAGATCTATTCTCAAGCTGAGGATAAACAACTTCGAAAACAGCATTAcaagctttattaaaaacaaaccagTCTGATTTTATTCATCATATTTCCAGCAAGTCttgattttacatttcattctccATGTAGTCATCATTGTTGTGATCAATGTTTGCTTTTAATGTTGGTTATACAGtagttattaaacatattttaaggcATTCACAGATgtattaatgtaaaaaacaaaactccTTATTTTACAGAAAGCCAAAACTTCCACCACGCAGACCAACTTTGATTTGGCAAGGATCTCCAAAGCGATTCCGTCTAGACACAGAGAGAGTAGTGCTTGATGATAACGGGAAAGTCCGAAAATGGACTTACGGTACAAAAGACgccagtaaacaaaacaaaatcattcTGCTGGTGGGAGAAACTGGTGCTGGTAAAACGACTCTCATCAACACCATGGTCAACTACCTAATGGGAGTGAAGTTTGAGGATGAAATATGGAATGAAATCACAGAAGAAGAAGGTGGAAATCAAACAGAATCCCAAACCTCTGAAATCACCATGTATGAGGTGTTTCATGTGAAGAGCTCCATTTCTCTCACCATCATTGATACTCCAGGTTACGGAGACACTAGAGGACTGGAGAAAGATCTGGAAGTTGCAGAGAATTTATCTGCTTTGTTCCAGAGCAGTGATGGAGTTCGAGAAGTCGAtgctgtgtgttttgtgattcaaGCATCAAAGAATCGTCTCTCAGACAGACAACACTACATTATCAGCTCAATTCTGTCTCTGTTTGGGAAAGACATTGTGAACAACATCGTGTTTTTAATCACACACTCTGATGGTCTTCCTCCTAAAAATGTCCTCGGTGCCATTTATAAAGCTAAAATCCCCTGCAGACGAGACAGAAATGGTGAACCTGTTCATTTCCTGTTCAACAATCGTCAGGCTGAAGCTCGACACAATGAGAAACGCTACATTCGTGCTCAAAAAGACGCCTGGGAGGACAGTATGAATGGTATGAAGAACCTACTTGAATCTCTAGAAGAAAAGAACAGAAGAAGTTTAGAGTTGACTTCAGATGTGTTGCTAGAGCGCATTCAGCTAGAAGCATCTATTTGCAACTTGCAGCTGAGAATCCAGGAGAAGGAGCTGAAAAAGGCTGAGAAAATTCAGATTCAAGAAGCAATGACAAAAAACAAGGAAAAGATTGAACAGTGTAAAAACTTCAACATTAATGTAAGGAAGACAGTCAAAACAAAGGTGCTCATTGACAATGCGTCATGGAAACACAGAAAGGCGACGACCTGCACGGTCTGTGAGGAGAACTGCCATGAGTTTGACTGCTGGTGGGTTTCTGGTCCCAAGAAATGTGAAGTCATGAGAAATGGATACTGCACTGTGTGCACAGGGAAGTGCCACTACACTAAACACGTCAAGGAGAACAAGAAATACGTCTTCAGAACCTCAAGCATCATGATCGAGTTTGATATGATAAAAAAAGAATATGAAAAAGCCCAAAAACAAACCAAGACATATTTGAGTTTAATGCAAGATCTGGACAACGAGCTGAAGGAGATTGACGACCAAAAGGCAGTGTTTCTGTTCAATGCCTACAAAACCATCAAGCATCTGTCTCAGATCGCTCTAAAACCAGACTCCGCCTTCACCCTCCAGCATCTGGACTTCTTCATTCCCAGAGTGAGGGAGGCTGGGAAAGAAGAATGGGTTCGAGATCTGGAGGAGATGCGGAGAATCGCAGTGGCTGAAGAAGCCAATAAAGATGCTCTGAGTTACCTGAAAGCTGGACTGGCTAAACTCTTCCTTGCAGGCAAATGACTGAGTCTAATCCaaataaaacagtaaacatgAAGAAGACTGCAatgagttaaaaaacaaaaataataataatataaaaacaaaataattatgattTAGGCTTTGACAATTGCAAATTCCTAAAATGAGTTTGTTTGAAACACTAGTTAAGCTTGGGAATTAAACAAATGTATAGCATTTTCTTATTTAGAATGATTTATGTGCCTGCAGAATGTTAAAGTTCCTCTTTGCGGATGATTATATCAAagattatagaatacacaagatgtttcactcgtatagttttgaatggggatcATGTAATGGCCAATATGGCTGCTCCAGTAAAGAAAGCCAAGCCCGTtagtaaaggagccaatcattgatcactaTAAACTGATTATTCTCTGGGGGAGATGCTCGGTAAAGATGTGTTTGTATGAAAGTTTTTGCAGATTCATTGTTATGTAACCTATGTATTAAAagcttaaaatgctttaaaatggtttgagattttaattggtttgaaaacaaatgttctctggttATGTAAtctgtattaaataaattttgaCAAGCAAACCTGAACCGCAGTTAGAAAAACAAACAGAACTGGAGCTCATATACGTAAAGAGTAAacaatcattttattaaacagCAGTAAACGTGCAAACCTACATGGGCAGGTAAAATGAATAGGTGTTTAtgtccaaatgttttttttataaaattacacGCGTCTATGGTGTACATTTCCACTTAGAAGCTAATTTTGCTGGAAACAGGAGCAGGTGTTTTAGCAATGCTACTAGCATTTGAAAAAGCCACAGAAAAAGTATattctttaaatttatttttaacatgatcatgtttttgtcattaacaattttttataatacaaaatagacaaaaatatttaaacaagaattggcataatacatctTGTTTAAATAAATGGGGAAGGgttaaaataaatgagaaaaaagttttaaaattagttgctaaacaatgttttaaacatcatatactaaaattggcatttatttattcatccagtCATTGGGAATGTGTGGGagcttttcattttcattttttcaatGATTTACAACATGCACTACATATGCTAGGTTTAACTCCTGTGTTGGGTCAAAATGGAAAAAGCTAATATTGggataatattttttacatttatttatttttttaacccaaccATTAGGTTTGTCTACATTTGATTCAGTGCaaggttaaaacaacccaacatttttttagtttctaAATTTTATACTTAATTTCTAAAAATACAGGGCTTTATGATCTGATATTTTAGCAATAAAAAGATCAGACAATTTGGGAGATAAGTGTGTGCTATTCTTGTAAAACAAATTTCTTTTAAAAGCATGCATAGTTTATACATGCACATTCATTCTTGAAAAGGTCACCCATgacccaaaaaacaaaaaacaaaatcttgAGTAACAAGTTTCTCTACACTAGGTTTGCTTCCTGAAGTGTTAACTTGAAGCCACAAAACTCTCATTTTAGTGTTTGAGAGAGAGTTACATTTAGTGAATAAAGATcctaaaaattaaaattgcaTTTAGAGCTCTATTTTAATCATCTATGCAgtctaaaggctcctacacaccgggatgcttttcgtTTGTGTTTATCATCagtgttttacgagacgtttttttCGCACTCATCCTAATCTACTTTTTACTGGCGTCAATCAGAAGAgtgtgcaaaatcactccttaaagttagatggcgctacacaactttaagcatCTGACAcctgcttataacacagaagaagaggaagagaggaagttcacatgcttgttgttaaagttgctgttgactcgaacaagcatggatggtttaagcagcagctccagctatagcgatgaagaaatgattattcaccagagcaataagcagctgcacgttcatatcgcctctgggcgtcttcttcaatgtgctttcgcattgacagttttgtgcttgagcgcctccaagtgctgattactgta contains:
- the LOC141375247 gene encoding uncharacterized protein, producing the protein MNSRKPKLPPRRPTLIWQGSPKRFRLDTERVVLDDNGKVRKWTYGTKDASKQNKIILLVGETGAGKTTLINTMVNYLMGVKFEDEIWNEITEEEGGNQTESQTSEITMYEVFHVKSSISLTIIDTPGYGDTRGLEKDLEVAENLSALFQSSDGVREVDAVCFVIQASKNRLSDRQHYIISSILSLFGKDIVNNIVFLITHSDGLPPKNVLGAIYKAKIPCRRDRNGEPVHFLFNNRQAEARHNEKRYIRAQKDAWEDSMNGMKNLLESLEEKNRRSLELTSDVLLERIQLEASICNLQLRIQEKELKKAEKIQIQEAMTKNKEKIEQCKNFNINVRKTVKTKVLIDNASWKHRKATTCTVCEENCHEFDCWWVSGPKKCEVMRNGYCTVCTGKCHYTKHVKENKKYVFRTSSIMIEFDMIKKEYEKAQKQTKTYLSLMQDLDNELKEIDDQKAVFLFNAYKTIKHLSQIALKPDSAFTLQHLDFFIPRVREAGKEEWVRDLEEMRRIAVAEEANKDALSYLKAGLAKLFLAGK